The Providencia sp. PROV188 genome includes a region encoding these proteins:
- the hscB gene encoding co-chaperone HscB, giving the protein MDYFTLFGLTPNYAIDSEQLTHRFQELQRQYHPDRFATCSEQEKMQALQHAATINAAYQSLRHPLKRAEYMLLLHGFDINNEQHTMHDTAFLMEQLELREELDNIENSPQALERVSAFMKNVKQMQQTRSALMVSELDAMQWEKAADTVRKLRFLDKLQQQAEQLEERLLDDF; this is encoded by the coding sequence ATGGATTACTTTACTCTTTTTGGGCTAACCCCTAATTACGCGATTGATAGTGAGCAACTCACACATCGCTTTCAAGAATTACAGCGACAATATCATCCCGATCGCTTTGCAACCTGTTCAGAACAGGAAAAAATGCAAGCACTCCAACATGCTGCAACTATCAATGCGGCATATCAATCCCTTCGTCATCCGCTGAAACGTGCGGAATATATGCTGTTACTACATGGTTTTGATATAAATAACGAACAACATACCATGCATGACACCGCATTTCTGATGGAGCAACTCGAATTACGCGAAGAGTTAGATAACATCGAAAATAGCCCGCAAGCCCTTGAACGGGTGTCTGCCTTTATGAAAAATGTCAAACAAATGCAGCAGACGCGCAGCGCCTTGATGGTTTCAGAACTCGATGCGATGCAGTGGGAAAAAGCCGCTGATACCGTCCGAAAATTGCGTTTTCTCGATAAGTTACAGCAACAAGCTGAGCAACTCGAAGAACGGTTACTAGACGACTTTTAA
- the fdx gene encoding ISC system 2Fe-2S type ferredoxin, whose protein sequence is MPKIVFLPHSTLCPEGAVVEAQEGESILDVALRNGIEIDHACEKSCACTTCHCIVREGFDSLEESSELEDDMLDKAWGLEPESRLSCQARVADEDLVVDIPKYTINHAREH, encoded by the coding sequence ATGCCTAAAATCGTTTTTTTACCTCATAGTACGTTATGTCCGGAAGGTGCTGTAGTCGAAGCGCAAGAGGGCGAATCTATTTTAGACGTAGCACTGCGCAATGGAATTGAAATCGACCATGCCTGCGAAAAATCCTGTGCATGTACAACCTGTCACTGCATCGTTCGTGAAGGCTTTGACTCTCTCGAAGAAAGCAGCGAACTCGAAGATGACATGCTAGACAAAGCCTGGGGCCTAGAGCCAGAAAGCCGTTTAAGCTGTCAAGCACGTGTTGCGGATGAAGACCTCGTTGTGGATATTCCGAAGTATACGATTAACCACGCTCGCGAGCACTGA
- the hscA gene encoding Fe-S protein assembly chaperone HscA: MSLLQISEPGMTAAPHQRKLAAGIDLGTTHSLIATVRSGEAAALPDEKGRYLLPSVVNYQADNRIVGWEAKQLSEQDPVNTVISVKRMMGRSLADIQKRYPDLPYQLTASENGLPFIQTAAGQVDPIQVSADILKTLAKRAEQTLGGEMDGVVITVPAYFDDAQRQGTKDAARLAGLHVLRLLNEPTAAAIAYGLDSGQEGVIAVYDLGGGTFDVSILRLSRGVFEVLATGGDTALGGDDFDHVLAQWIAQQAGLSIQGDHHLTRQLLNIATETKIALSDADSATITLPNWQGTVSRETFESLIETHIKRTLMACRRALKDAGVENDDVLNVVMVGGSTRVPLVREKVGEFFGRTPLTSIDPDKVVAIGAAIQADILVGNKPDSDMLLLDVIPLSLGLETMGGLVEKVIPRNTTIPVARAQEFTTFKDGQTAMSVHVVQGEREMVSDCRSLARFTLRDIPPMAAGGAHIRVTFQVDADGLLSVSAMEKSTGVAASIQVKPSYGLTDTEISTMIKDSMTNAQDDLNARRLAEQKVEAARVLESLTSALEQDAHLLTPTEESEIDNAVNELIQAVEGTDPTVIENAIKQLDKKSQEFAARRMDASIRQALSGHSVDEI; encoded by the coding sequence ATGTCTTTATTGCAAATTAGCGAACCAGGAATGACCGCCGCGCCACACCAACGCAAGTTGGCTGCAGGGATCGATCTTGGTACAACACACTCTCTGATTGCCACTGTTCGTAGTGGTGAAGCTGCTGCATTGCCCGATGAAAAAGGGCGCTATTTGCTTCCTTCTGTAGTCAATTATCAAGCAGATAACCGCATTGTGGGTTGGGAAGCGAAACAGTTATCCGAACAAGATCCTGTCAACACCGTGATTTCGGTGAAACGCATGATGGGGCGTTCATTAGCAGATATTCAAAAACGTTACCCGGATTTACCTTATCAGCTAACTGCTAGCGAAAATGGTTTACCATTTATTCAAACGGCAGCAGGGCAAGTGGATCCAATCCAAGTTTCTGCTGACATTTTAAAAACGTTGGCAAAACGCGCAGAGCAAACTCTTGGCGGTGAAATGGATGGCGTGGTGATCACGGTTCCAGCTTACTTCGACGATGCCCAGCGTCAAGGCACCAAAGATGCAGCTCGTTTGGCGGGCTTGCATGTTTTGCGTTTACTGAATGAACCTACTGCCGCCGCGATTGCTTATGGCTTAGATTCCGGTCAAGAAGGGGTTATCGCCGTTTATGATTTAGGTGGCGGCACATTTGACGTGTCGATTTTACGCCTGAGCCGCGGTGTCTTTGAAGTGTTGGCTACAGGTGGTGACACGGCGTTGGGTGGCGATGATTTTGACCACGTATTAGCGCAGTGGATTGCACAGCAAGCGGGGCTTTCCATTCAGGGTGATCACCATTTAACGCGCCAATTATTGAACATTGCCACCGAAACAAAAATCGCATTAAGTGACGCTGATTCCGCGACAATCACTTTGCCAAATTGGCAGGGTACAGTGAGCCGTGAAACGTTTGAATCGCTGATTGAAACCCATATTAAACGCACATTAATGGCATGTCGCCGTGCCTTAAAAGATGCTGGCGTAGAAAATGATGACGTCTTAAATGTGGTGATGGTCGGTGGTTCGACTCGCGTACCATTAGTTCGTGAAAAAGTGGGTGAGTTTTTTGGTCGTACACCATTAACCTCCATCGACCCAGATAAAGTCGTGGCTATCGGCGCTGCAATTCAAGCAGATATTTTAGTGGGTAATAAGCCAGACAGCGACATGCTGCTATTGGATGTTATCCCGCTATCATTAGGTTTGGAAACCATGGGCGGTTTGGTGGAAAAAGTGATCCCACGAAATACCACCATCCCTGTCGCTCGTGCGCAAGAGTTCACAACATTTAAAGATGGACAAACCGCCATGAGCGTTCACGTTGTACAAGGTGAGCGTGAAATGGTTTCGGATTGCCGTTCATTAGCGCGCTTTACGCTGCGTGACATTCCGCCAATGGCGGCAGGTGGCGCACATATTCGTGTCACATTCCAAGTGGATGCAGATGGTTTACTCAGTGTGAGTGCCATGGAAAAATCCACGGGTGTTGCCGCATCGATTCAAGTTAAGCCATCCTACGGTTTAACTGACACCGAAATTTCAACCATGATTAAAGATTCAATGACTAACGCGCAAGATGATTTAAATGCGCGCCGCCTAGCGGAGCAAAAAGTTGAAGCGGCAAGAGTGCTTGAAAGTTTAACGAGCGCATTAGAGCAAGATGCACATTTACTGACTCCAACCGAAGAGTCAGAAATTGATAATGCGGTCAATGAGTTAATCCAAGCAGTAGAAGGTACAGACCCTACTGTTATTGAAAATGCAATTAAACAACTGGATAAGAAATCCCAAGAATTTGCCGCTCGCCGAATGGATGCATCTATTCGTCAGGCGCTGTCAGGCCATTCTGTGGATGAGATATAA